In Mercurialis annua linkage group LG5, ddMerAnnu1.2, whole genome shotgun sequence, a single genomic region encodes these proteins:
- the LOC126680297 gene encoding beta-glucosidase 24-like, with the protein MATKSSFLLVIAVLLIISAANSQDTPAHLQVFDSSYFPDGFIWGTASSAYQAEGASEKRGVNTWDTFTHDYPERIDDGSNGDIATEFYYLYKNDTKRMNKQMNMNAFRFSIAWSRIIPSGNISAGVSEEGIDFYNRVINETIKNGMVPFVTIFHWDVPQEIEDNYGGFRNYSIVSDYKDYAELCFQRFGDRVKHWITFNEPHIFTSQSYDLGILAPGRCSAWVSKACVEGDSGTEPYIVAHNLLLAHAAAVALYKEQGFDGEIGITLDLTWVDPYSSSIEDRRSVHRYLDFVFGWFMDPVTYGHYPRIMRELVGNRLPVFNKTESNSLKGSYDFVGINYYTSNFASGNFTVDPDPTHLRYSTDMLVNLTSYDITGKPIGVQASPSWLYVVPEGLESVLKYVKDVYKNPIIYITENGVGDAIDLSPEDALKDKWRISYHNQHLWKLLRAICDHGVRVKGYFAWAFIDNFEWANGYTVRMGFYAMDTNKKLMRIPKLSVDWFKEFLKDKSGGPKCNIPEVIVDSSLEDEEEL; encoded by the exons ATGGCAACTAAAAGCTCATTTTTGTTAGTAATTGCAGTTCTCCTCATTATTAGTGCTGCCAACTCCCAAGATACTCCTGCGCATCTCCAGGTCTTTGATAGCAGTTATTTTCCTGATGGTTTTATCTGGGGAACAGCCTCATCTGCTTATCAG GCTGAAGGTGCATCTGAGAAAAGAGGAGTTAACACATGGGATACATTTACCCATGACTACCCAG AAAGGATTGATGATGGCAGCAATGGAGATATTGCCactgaattttattatttatataaa AATGATACCAAAAGAATGAATAAACAAATGAATATGAATGCTTTCAGATTCTCCATTGCATGGTCAAGAATAATACCTA GTGGGAACATAAGCGCAGGAGTAAGTGAGGAGGGAATCGACTTCTACAACAGAGTTATTAATGAAACTATAAAAAATg GAATGGTGCCATTTGTAACTATATTTCATTGGGATGTTCCTCAAGAAATTGAAGACAATTATGGTGGCTTTAGAAACTATAGCATAGT GTCCGATTACAAGGATTACGCAGAGCTTTGCTTCCAAAGATTTGGAGACAGAGTGAAGCATTGGATAACTTTTAACGAACCGCATATTTTTACTTCACAAAGCTATGATTTGGGTATTTTGGCTCCAGGCCGATGCTCCGCTTGGGTGAGTAAGGCTTGCGTCGAAGGAGACTCAGGAACCGAACCTTATATAGTGGCTCATAATTTGCTCCTTGCTCATGCCGCAGCTGTTGCATTATATAAGGAACAG GGTTTTGATGGAGAAATTGGTATAACACTTGATCTCACATGGGTAGACCCTTACTCCAGCAGTATAGAGGATCGTCGATCAGTCCATCGGTACCTTGATTTCGTATTTGGTTG GTTTATGGACCCCGTAACCTACGGTCATTATCCAAGAATTATGCGCGAGTTAGTTGGAAATCGATTGCCAGTATTCAATAAAACTGAATCTAACTCTCTAAAAGGATCATATGATTTTGTTGGTATCAACTATTATACTTCAAATTTTGCCTCTGGCAATTTCACAGTTGATCCTGATCCAACTCATCTTAGATATTCAACAGATATGCTTGTTAATTTGACCT CTTATGATATAACTGGAAAACCCATTGGAGTACAG GCTTCTCCGTCATGGTTGTATGTTGTTCCGGAAGGACTTGAGAGTGTTCTAAAATATGTGAAAGATGTGTACAAGAATCCAATCATATATATAACTGAGAATG GAGTTGGTGATGCCATAGACCTTTCTCCGGAGGATGCACTTAAAGATAAATGGAGAATATCATATCATAACCAGCACCTCTGGAAACTTCTTAGAGCCATATG TGATCACGGCGTTAGAGTAAAAGGATATTTTGCTTGGGCATTCATAGATAATTTTGAGTGGGCAAATGGGTATACTGTAAGAATGGGATTTTATGCTATGGATACCAATAAGAAACTGATGAGAATTCCAAAATTGTCTGTTGATTGGTTTAAGGAATTTTTGAAAGACAAATCGGGCGGTCCAAAATGCAATATTCCAGAAGTGATCGTGGATTCTTCTTTAGAGGATGAGGAAGAGCTTTAA
- the LOC130015535 gene encoding 2-oxoglutarate-dependent dioxygenase DAO-like, which yields MPTPTENKKKKKKKKMLKKKSIPSIDVSDFPGEFERLRNASEEWGCFRIYNHNIPSTLLLEMKDVVRSLLDLPMEVKSRNAAVVASSGYERSSHTKPMYEALGIFDIASSHAVNSFCSQLDISTYQSECGRFPNEIRLSYYYITAHIIINWLSHSIN from the exons ATGCCTACACCTAC AgagaataagaagaagaagaaaaagaagaagatgttGAAGAAGAAAAGCATTCCAAGTATCGATGTATCCGATTTTCCGGGAGAGTTCGAAAGACTAAGAAACGCATCCGAAGAGTGGGGATGTTTTAGAATCTATAATCATAATATCCCGTCAACACTCTTGTTGGAGATGAAGGATGTGGTCAGATCACTGTTGGACCTTCCCATGGAAGTCAAGAGTCGCAACGCTGCTGTAGTAGCAAGCAGTGGCTATGAGCGATCCAGCCATACTAAACCTATGTATGAGGCTCTCGGTATTTTTGACATTGCTTCCTCCCATGCTGTCAACTCTTTTTGCTCTCAATTGGATATTTCTACTTATCAAAG TGAATGCGGTAGATTTCCAAATGAAATTCGGCTAAGTTATTACTACATCACTGCCCATATTATTATAAACTGGCTTTCACATAGCATAAATTGA
- the LOC126679739 gene encoding 2-oxoglutarate-dependent dioxygenase DAO-like, translated as MVMVGMICRKVISEYAKAIHELSMDLAGKLGQSIGMVRSDLFEGWASQFRFNKYDFTSKTGRSGVEMHTDSGFLTILQVDENVSGLEVMDKSGSFIPVDHQPGTLLVNLGDVARAWSNGRLWNVKHRVQCKEAAVRYSIASFLLGPKDSVVEAPPELLDFENPRLYIPFTFNDYREFRLKTKLITGQALELMRINA; from the exons ATGGTGATGGTTGGTATGATATGCAGGAAGGTGATATCCGAGTATGCGAAAGCGATCCACGAGCTATCAATGGATTTGGCGGGTAAGCTAGGCCAAAGTATAGGGATGGTGAGAAGTGATTTGTTCGAGGGATGGGCTTCTCAATTTAGGTTTAACAAGTATGACTTCACTTCAAAAACGGGCCGCAGTGGAGTTGAGATGCACACAGATTCTGGATTCTTAACCATATTGCAAGTTGATGAGAATGTTAGCGGTCTTGAAGTTATGGACAAGTCTGGTTCATTTATCCCTGTTGATCATCAACCTGGAACCCTCCTTGTCAATCTTGGCGATGTTGCTAGG GCATGGAGCAACGGGAGACTTTGGAATGTAAAGCATAGAGTGCAATGCAAGGAAGCAGCAGTACGATATTCAATTGCTTCATTTCTCCTCGGACCCAAAGACTCAGTTGTGGAGGCTCCGCCCGAACTTCTTGATTTCGAAAACCCTAGACTTTATATCCCTTTCACTTTTAATGATTATAGAGAGTTTCGTTTGAAAACTAAACTAATAACAGGCCAAGCACTCGAGCTTATGCGTATTAACGCATGA